The DNA sequence CGGTATGCGAAACAGGTCTATCATGCGGTGAAGGTCGCTCTGCCGACGGGCCGGGCGATCAAGCCTGTTGGAGGAGGAGTTTCGATGACCTATCCCGTGGACATGAAAGTGAAACCCGATGTTTCGGCGCATTTCGACGATGCGACCAATACGATCAGCTACATTGTCAAGGATCCGGCCAGCGACCATTGCGCGGTCATCGACAGCGTGATGGACATCGACTATGCCGCCGGGCGCATCACCTATGACCACGCCGACGCGATGATCGCCGAGATCGAGGATCGGGGCCTCACGCTCGACTGGATCATCGAGACGCATGTGCACGCCGACCACCTCAGGGCCGCGCCTTACATCCAGCAGAAGCTGGGCGGCAGGATCGGCGTGGGCGAAAAGATCATGGTGGTTCAGGACACGTTCGGCAAGATCTTCAACGAAGGGACCGAATTTCAGCGCGACGGTTCGCAATTCGATGCCTTGTTCAGCGAAGGGGATACCTATCAGGTGGGCGAAATGGCCTGTTTCGCCATCTATACGCCGGGTCACACCCCGGCCTGCATGGTGCATGTGATGGGCAACGCGGCCTTTGTCGGGGATACGTTGTTCATGCCCGACGGCGGCTCTGCCCGCGCGGATTTTCCCGGCGGGGATGCGGGACAGCTCTATGACAGTATCCAGAAGGTTCTGGCGCTGCCCGACGACATGCGGCTCTTCATGTGCCACGACTACGGGCCCAACGGCCGCGACATCCAGTGGGAAACCACGGTGGCCGACGAACGCGCCCACAACATTCATGTGGGCGGCGGCAAGACCCGGGAAGACTTTATCAAGTTCCGCACCGAACGGGATGCCCAGCTGGCGGTGCCCAGGC is a window from the Sulfitobacter sp. THAF37 genome containing:
- a CDS encoding MBL fold metallo-hydrolase is translated as MTYPVDMKVKPDVSAHFDDATNTISYIVKDPASDHCAVIDSVMDIDYAAGRITYDHADAMIAEIEDRGLTLDWIIETHVHADHLRAAPYIQQKLGGRIGVGEKIMVVQDTFGKIFNEGTEFQRDGSQFDALFSEGDTYQVGEMACFAIYTPGHTPACMVHVMGNAAFVGDTLFMPDGGSARADFPGGDAGQLYDSIQKVLALPDDMRLFMCHDYGPNGRDIQWETTVADERAHNIHVGGGKTREDFIKFRTERDAQLAVPRLIIPSLQVNMRAGTLPRDKDGNLMLKVPVNGM